In a genomic window of Weissella tructae:
- the rpoC gene encoding DNA-directed RNA polymerase subunit beta' — translation MIDVNKFESMQIGLASPNKIRSWSHGEVKKPETINYRTLKPEKDGLFDERIFGPTKDYECACGKYKRIRYKGIVCDRCGVEVTTAKVRRERMGHIELAAPVSHIWYFKGIPSRMGLVLDMSPRSLEEIIYFASYVVTDAGDTPLVEKQLLSEREYREHKQQYGTGFKAGMGAEAIKALLANVDLEGEVTQLKAELREATGQKRIRAVRRLDIIEAFVKSGNKPEWMVMDVIPVIPPDLRPMVQLEGGRFATSDLNDLYRRVINRNNRLKRLLELNAPGIIVQNEKRMLQEAVDALVDNGRRGRPVTGPGNRPLKSLSHMLKGKQGRFRQNLLGKRVDYSGRSVIDVGPFLKMNQMGLPVPMAVELFRPFIMKELVEREMAGNIRAAKRKIDRRDDEVMDVLEDVIKEHPVLLNRAPTLHRLGIQAFEPVLVSGKAMRLHPLVTEAYNADFDGDQMAIHVPLSDEAQAEARLLMLAAGHILAPKDGKPIVAPSQDMVIGNYYLTTEEAGREGEGMIFKDINEARTALQNGYVHWHTRVGVQTSSFPADKPFTDEQRSRIMVTSVGKLLFNDILPTDFPYLNEPTEANLKGIDDRFFLEPGTDVKAYLADTTILPPFKKGYLSDIIAEVYKIYKVTETSLLLDRMKDLGYADSTKSGLTVGVADVTELKEKPAIIEAAHEKVATVTKQFRRGLITDDERYERVIEIWNRAKDDITEKLIAHFEVDNNIFMMSDSGARGNISNFSQLAGMRGLMAAPNGQIMELPIIANFREGLSVLEMFFSTHGARKGMTDTALKTADSGYMTRRLVDVAQDVIIREHDCGTDRGLDVAAIMNGNEVIEPLYDRILGRFAQKTVVHPETGEVIVAHNQMIEEAEAKAIIEAGITSVNIRSAFTCNTEHGVCVLDYGRNMATGDIVEVGEAAGTIAAQSIGEPGTQLTMRTFHTGGVAGNDITQGLPRVQEIFEARNPKGRAMITEVTGEVKSIEENPAERTKEVTIEGETDTRTYTLPMAARMRVAEGDMIHRGETLNEGSADPKEMIEVRDTLATENYLVDQVQMVYRMQGVEISDKHIEVMARQMIRKVRVMDPGETDLLPGTLMDIAEFRTANEKPLIEGKLPATARPVLLGITKASLETNSFLSAASFQETTRVLTDAAIRGKNDPLVGLKENVIIGKLIPAGTGMKQYQAVQPEVVGAPVVNNEDATKVPSIADIENTMNLEQEVID, via the coding sequence ATGATTGATGTCAATAAATTTGAAAGCATGCAAATCGGTTTGGCAAGTCCAAACAAGATTCGCAGCTGGTCACATGGTGAAGTTAAGAAGCCCGAAACCATCAATTATCGAACACTAAAGCCTGAAAAGGATGGATTGTTTGATGAACGAATCTTTGGACCAACCAAGGATTACGAATGTGCTTGTGGAAAGTACAAGCGTATTCGTTACAAGGGAATCGTCTGTGACCGATGTGGTGTTGAAGTAACAACTGCAAAGGTACGTCGCGAACGTATGGGGCACATTGAATTGGCTGCTCCAGTTTCACACATCTGGTACTTCAAGGGAATCCCATCACGTATGGGTCTTGTCTTGGACATGTCACCACGTTCACTAGAAGAGATTATCTACTTCGCGTCATACGTGGTTACTGATGCCGGTGATACACCACTTGTTGAAAAGCAATTGTTGTCAGAACGTGAATACCGCGAACACAAGCAACAATACGGTACTGGCTTCAAGGCTGGTATGGGTGCGGAAGCCATCAAGGCATTGCTAGCCAATGTTGATCTTGAAGGTGAAGTTACTCAATTGAAGGCTGAATTGCGTGAAGCAACTGGTCAAAAGCGTATTCGTGCCGTTCGTCGTTTGGACATTATCGAAGCGTTCGTTAAGTCAGGTAACAAGCCTGAATGGATGGTTATGGATGTTATTCCAGTTATCCCACCTGACTTACGTCCGATGGTACAACTTGAAGGTGGACGTTTTGCCACTTCTGACTTGAACGACTTGTACCGTCGTGTAATTAACCGTAACAACCGTTTGAAGCGTTTGCTAGAATTGAATGCCCCAGGTATCATCGTGCAAAACGAAAAGCGTATGTTGCAAGAAGCGGTCGATGCTTTGGTCGATAACGGTCGTCGTGGACGTCCTGTTACTGGTCCTGGTAACCGTCCGTTGAAGTCATTGTCACACATGTTGAAGGGTAAGCAAGGACGTTTCCGTCAAAACTTGCTTGGAAAGCGTGTTGACTACTCTGGACGTTCAGTTATCGACGTTGGTCCATTCTTGAAGATGAACCAAATGGGATTGCCTGTGCCAATGGCCGTTGAATTGTTCCGTCCATTCATCATGAAGGAATTGGTTGAACGCGAAATGGCCGGAAACATCCGTGCCGCTAAGCGTAAGATTGACCGTCGTGATGATGAAGTGATGGACGTGTTGGAAGACGTAATCAAGGAACACCCAGTTCTATTGAACCGTGCCCCAACTTTGCACCGTCTTGGAATCCAAGCGTTCGAACCAGTGTTGGTTTCAGGTAAGGCAATGCGTTTGCACCCATTGGTTACTGAAGCGTACAACGCCGACTTCGACGGAGACCAAATGGCCATTCACGTGCCTTTGTCAGATGAAGCCCAAGCTGAAGCTCGTTTGCTAATGCTTGCCGCTGGTCACATCTTGGCACCTAAGGATGGTAAGCCTATCGTGGCACCATCACAAGACATGGTTATCGGTAACTACTACTTGACTACTGAAGAAGCAGGACGTGAAGGTGAAGGGATGATCTTTAAGGACATCAACGAAGCCCGTACTGCTTTGCAAAATGGTTATGTTCACTGGCACACACGTGTTGGGGTTCAAACATCATCATTCCCAGCAGACAAGCCATTTACCGATGAACAACGTTCACGCATCATGGTAACAAGTGTTGGTAAGTTGTTGTTTAACGACATCTTGCCTACTGACTTCCCATACTTGAACGAACCTACAGAAGCCAACTTGAAGGGTATTGACGACCGTTTCTTCCTAGAACCAGGAACAGACGTGAAGGCATACTTGGCAGATACAACTATCTTGCCACCATTCAAGAAGGGTTACTTGTCAGACATCATTGCTGAAGTCTACAAGATCTACAAGGTTACAGAAACGTCATTGCTATTGGACCGTATGAAGGACCTTGGTTATGCAGACTCAACTAAGTCAGGTTTGACTGTTGGGGTTGCCGACGTTACTGAATTGAAGGAAAAGCCAGCAATCATTGAAGCAGCCCATGAAAAGGTTGCTACAGTGACAAAGCAATTCCGTCGTGGTTTGATTACAGATGACGAACGTTATGAACGCGTTATTGAAATCTGGAACCGTGCTAAGGACGACATTACTGAAAAGCTTATTGCCCACTTCGAAGTGGACAACAACATCTTCATGATGTCAGACTCAGGAGCTCGTGGTAACATCTCTAACTTCTCACAACTTGCGGGAATGCGTGGATTGATGGCCGCTCCTAACGGACAAATCATGGAATTGCCAATCATCGCCAACTTCCGTGAAGGACTTTCTGTTTTGGAAATGTTCTTCTCAACCCACGGGGCTCGTAAGGGTATGACCGACACGGCCTTGAAGACTGCCGACTCAGGTTACATGACTCGTCGTTTGGTTGACGTTGCGCAAGACGTTATCATCCGTGAACACGATTGTGGTACTGATCGTGGATTGGATGTAGCGGCTATCATGAACGGTAACGAAGTGATTGAACCACTTTACGACCGTATCTTGGGACGTTTCGCCCAAAAGACTGTTGTTCACCCTGAAACTGGTGAAGTGATCGTGGCCCACAACCAAATGATTGAAGAAGCAGAAGCTAAGGCAATCATTGAAGCTGGAATCACATCAGTGAACATTCGTTCAGCCTTCACTTGTAACACTGAACACGGAGTCTGTGTACTTGACTACGGTCGTAACATGGCTACGGGAGATATCGTTGAAGTTGGTGAAGCTGCGGGAACTATCGCTGCTCAATCAATCGGAGAACCTGGAACACAATTGACAATGCGTACTTTCCACACGGGTGGAGTTGCCGGAAACGACATCACGCAAGGTCTTCCTCGTGTCCAAGAAATCTTTGAAGCACGTAACCCTAAGGGTCGTGCGATGATTACTGAGGTTACCGGTGAAGTTAAGTCTATCGAAGAAAACCCAGCAGAACGTACTAAGGAAGTAACCATCGAAGGTGAAACTGATACACGTACTTATACACTACCTATGGCTGCACGTATGCGTGTTGCTGAAGGGGACATGATCCACCGTGGTGAAACGTTGAACGAAGGTTCAGCTGATCCTAAGGAAATGATCGAAGTTCGTGACACACTTGCTACTGAAAACTACTTGGTTGACCAAGTGCAAATGGTTTACCGTATGCAAGGTGTGGAAATCTCTGACAAGCACATCGAAGTTATGGCTCGTCAAATGATTCGTAAGGTTCGTGTCATGGATCCAGGTGAGACTGACTTGTTGCCAGGTACTTTGATGGACATTGCGGAATTCCGTACTGCCAACGAAAAGCCTTTGATTGAAGGTAAGTTGCCAGCGACTGCTCGTCCAGTCTTGCTAGGTATTACTAAGGCCTCATTGGAAACAAACTCATTCTTGTCTGCCGCTTCCTTCCAAGAAACAACGCGTGTTCTTACAGACGCCGCTATTCGTGGAAAGAACGACCCATTGGTAGGTTTGAAGGAAAATGTTATTATCGGTAAGTTGATCCCTGCTGGAACTGGTATGAAGCAATACCAAGCCGTACAACCTGAAGTGGTTGGGGCACCAGTTGTGAACAATGAAGACGCGACTAAGGTACCATCTATCGCTGATATCGAAAACACAATGAACCTAGAACAAGAAGTAATCGACTAA
- a CDS encoding DNA-directed RNA polymerase subunit beta: MVGTLVKYGKHRVRRSYARIKEVLDLPNLIEIQTDSYNWFLDEGLREMFTDILPIEDFQDKLSLEFVDYKLMEPKYTVEEARDHDANYSAPLHVTLRLTNKETGEIKSQDVFFGDFPLMTEQGTFIINGAERVIVSQLVRSPGVYYNEEADKNGRPVFGTTFIPSRGAWMEFETDAKGLDYVRIDRTRKLPMTELVRALGFGSDTEILEILGSNYDSLGLTLDKDVHKDINDTRVEEALKDIYDRLRPGEPKTAESARSLLTARFFDPRRYDLAPVGRYKINKKLSLKTRLMGMTLGETLADPETGEVLFEKGTLIDKKVMSVLAPFLDRDDFKTETHMPSEDAIVTEPVVLQRILVQDPSDPEAVVPMIGNGQFDESVRTIKTADIIAGMNYFLNLQLNIGQTDDIDHLGNRRVRRVGELLQNTFRIGLSRMERVVRERMSIQDPDTVTPQQLINIRPVVAAVKEFFGSSQLSQFMDQTNPLGELTNKRRLSALGPGGLTRDRAGYEVRDVHYTHYGRMDPIETPEGPNIGLINSLATYARVNRYGFIETPYRRVSWDTHKVTEKTDYLMADEEDNFVVAQGNSVLDDDGSFTTETVLARKGHDNIEVPIDQVDYMDVSPKQIVAVATAAIPFLENDDSNRALMGANMQRQAVPLIDPHSPLIGTGIEYKAAHDAGVAIIAKFAGTVEYVDGREIRVRRDDGSLDKYKLMKFRRSNAGKNYNQRPIVKVGDIVDIDDVLADGPSMEQGELALGQNPLIAFMTWQGYNFEDAIIINERLIRDDVYTSIHIEEYESEARDTKLGPEEFTREIPNTGEEQLKNLDDRGIIRVGAEVDDGDILVGKVTPKGVTELSAEERLLHAIFGEKAREVRDTSLKVPHGGGGVVQDVRIFTRENGDELAPGVNMMVRVYIAQRRKIQVGDKMAGRHGNKGTVSVIVPSEDMPYMPDGTPVDIMLSPMGVPSRMNIGQVLELHLGMAARELGIHVASPVFDGARDSDIWDAIKEAGLPADGKSVLYDGRTGEAFDKRVAVGIMHYMKLAHMAEDKIHARSIGPYSLVTQQPLGGKAQFGGQRFGEMEVWALEAYGAAHTLQEILTYKSDDVVGRVKTYEAIIKGEQIPKPGVPESFRVLVKELQALGLDMKVLDANSEEIELRDMDDEMENEVVNLDKATNPVDKAVDEKFNREDEGKVADDVIQISDVRED; this comes from the coding sequence TAAATACGGTAAACACCGTGTTCGTCGTAGTTACGCGCGAATTAAGGAAGTCCTTGATTTGCCAAACTTGATTGAAATCCAAACGGATTCATACAACTGGTTCTTGGATGAAGGATTGCGTGAAATGTTTACAGACATTTTGCCAATCGAAGATTTCCAAGATAAGTTGTCATTGGAATTTGTGGACTATAAGCTTATGGAGCCTAAGTACACAGTAGAAGAAGCACGTGACCATGATGCGAATTATTCAGCACCATTGCACGTTACGTTGCGTCTAACAAATAAGGAAACTGGTGAGATTAAGTCTCAAGATGTTTTCTTTGGTGATTTCCCATTGATGACAGAACAAGGAACGTTCATCATCAACGGTGCGGAACGTGTTATCGTTTCACAACTTGTACGTTCACCTGGTGTGTACTACAACGAAGAAGCAGATAAGAACGGACGTCCTGTATTTGGAACAACTTTCATTCCTAGCCGTGGTGCTTGGATGGAATTTGAAACAGATGCTAAGGGATTGGACTACGTGCGTATTGACCGTACACGTAAGTTGCCAATGACTGAATTGGTTCGTGCCCTTGGTTTCGGTTCAGACACTGAAATCTTGGAAATCTTGGGATCAAACTACGACTCACTAGGGTTGACGTTGGATAAGGACGTTCACAAGGACATCAACGACACACGTGTTGAAGAAGCCTTGAAGGACATCTACGACCGTTTGCGTCCAGGAGAACCTAAGACAGCAGAATCAGCTCGTTCATTGTTGACAGCTCGATTCTTCGACCCACGTCGTTACGATTTGGCACCAGTTGGTCGTTACAAGATCAACAAGAAGTTGTCATTGAAGACACGTTTGATGGGTATGACTTTGGGTGAAACTTTGGCTGATCCTGAAACAGGAGAAGTGTTGTTCGAAAAGGGTACATTGATCGACAAGAAGGTTATGAGTGTCTTGGCACCATTCCTTGATCGTGATGACTTTAAGACTGAAACACACATGCCATCAGAAGATGCGATTGTTACAGAACCTGTTGTTTTGCAACGTATTCTTGTACAAGACCCATCAGATCCTGAAGCAGTAGTACCTATGATTGGTAACGGACAATTCGACGAATCTGTTCGTACAATCAAGACAGCTGACATTATTGCTGGAATGAACTACTTCTTGAACCTACAATTGAACATCGGTCAAACTGATGACATCGACCACTTGGGGAACCGTCGTGTTCGTCGTGTTGGTGAATTGTTGCAAAACACATTCCGTATTGGTTTGAGCCGTATGGAACGTGTGGTTCGCGAACGTATGTCAATTCAAGATCCAGATACTGTTACACCACAACAATTGATTAACATTCGTCCAGTTGTTGCGGCTGTGAAGGAATTCTTCGGATCATCACAATTGTCACAATTCATGGACCAAACGAACCCATTGGGTGAATTGACAAATAAGCGTCGTTTGTCAGCGCTTGGACCTGGTGGTTTGACACGTGACCGTGCCGGATATGAAGTCCGAGACGTGCACTATACTCACTATGGTCGTATGGACCCTATTGAAACACCTGAAGGACCTAACATCGGGTTGATCAATTCATTGGCCACATACGCGCGTGTTAACCGTTACGGATTCATCGAAACACCTTACCGTCGTGTCTCATGGGACACACACAAGGTTACAGAAAAGACTGACTACTTGATGGCCGACGAAGAAGATAACTTTGTCGTAGCGCAAGGTAACTCTGTCTTGGATGATGATGGATCATTTACAACAGAAACTGTTTTGGCTCGTAAGGGACACGATAACATCGAAGTTCCTATCGACCAAGTTGACTACATGGACGTTTCACCTAAGCAAATCGTTGCCGTAGCCACTGCGGCTATTCCTTTCTTGGAAAACGACGACTCAAACCGTGCTTTGATGGGAGCCAACATGCAACGTCAAGCGGTTCCTTTGATCGACCCACACTCACCATTGATTGGTACGGGTATCGAATACAAGGCCGCCCACGACGCTGGGGTTGCTATCATCGCCAAGTTTGCTGGAACAGTTGAATACGTTGATGGACGTGAAATCCGCGTTCGTCGTGACGATGGTTCATTGGACAAGTACAAGCTAATGAAGTTCCGTCGTTCAAACGCTGGTAAGAACTACAACCAACGTCCAATCGTTAAGGTTGGCGACATTGTTGATATCGATGACGTCTTGGCTGACGGACCATCAATGGAACAAGGTGAATTGGCCTTGGGACAAAACCCATTGATTGCCTTCATGACTTGGCAAGGATATAACTTTGAAGATGCCATCATCATTAACGAACGTTTGATTCGTGATGACGTGTACACGTCAATTCACATTGAAGAATACGAATCAGAAGCTCGTGACACAAAGCTTGGCCCTGAAGAATTCACACGTGAAATCCCTAACACTGGGGAAGAACAATTGAAGAATTTGGACGACCGTGGAATCATCCGCGTTGGTGCTGAAGTTGATGATGGCGACATTTTGGTTGGTAAGGTAACACCTAAGGGAGTTACTGAACTATCAGCTGAAGAACGCTTGTTGCACGCCATCTTCGGTGAAAAGGCTCGCGAAGTTCGCGATACTTCATTGAAGGTACCTCACGGTGGTGGTGGTGTCGTACAAGACGTTCGTATCTTCACTCGTGAAAACGGTGATGAATTGGCACCTGGTGTGAACATGATGGTGCGTGTATACATCGCGCAACGTCGTAAGATTCAAGTTGGTGATAAGATGGCGGGACGTCACGGGAACAAAGGTACGGTTTCAGTTATCGTACCTTCTGAAGACATGCCGTACATGCCAGATGGAACACCTGTTGATATCATGCTTTCACCCATGGGTGTGCCTTCTCGTATGAATATCGGACAAGTGCTTGAATTGCACTTGGGTATGGCTGCTCGCGAATTGGGTATCCACGTTGCTTCTCCTGTCTTTGACGGGGCTCGTGACTCAGATATCTGGGATGCTATCAAGGAAGCTGGTTTGCCAGCTGACGGTAAGAGTGTTCTTTACGACGGTCGTACTGGTGAAGCCTTTGACAAGCGTGTTGCGGTTGGTATCATGCACTACATGAAGCTAGCCCACATGGCGGAAGACAAGATCCACGCACGTTCAATCGGACCTTACTCACTTGTTACGCAACAACCATTGGGTGGTAAAGCTCAATTCGGTGGACAGCGTTTCGGGGAAATGGAAGTTTGGGCCCTTGAAGCGTACGGGGCTGCTCACACATTGCAAGAAATCTTGACTTACAAGTCCGACGACGTTGTTGGACGTGTTAAGACATACGAAGCAATCATCAAGGGTGAACAAATTCCTAAGCCAGGTGTTCCGGAATCATTCCGTGTCTTGGTTAAGGAATTGCAAGCTCTTGGTTTGGACATGAAGGTTCTGGACGCAAATTCTGAAGAAATCGAATTGCGTGATATGGACGATGAAATGGAAAACGAAGTTGTTAACCTAGATAAGGCTACCAACCCAGTTGATAAGGCCGTTGACGAAAAGTTCAATCGTGAAGACGAAGGAAAAGTAGCCGACGACGTTATCCAAATCAGCGATGTCCGCGAAGATTAA